In Paenibacillus sp. G2S3, a single window of DNA contains:
- a CDS encoding IDEAL domain-containing protein, which produces MIRLETQDILNISMKQIATIFKMKPLELRFVTDFQGEKYLLTNDKLHLSNQQYWAKVMECVFDDHVRPVLMCEVLYFLRNEFLESDIKICFSYDYAEDGNGEATATAEVSFNDSADLQPSEIAELIDFALTLQDKQWFHELTTKYKQLTA; this is translated from the coding sequence ATGATCAGACTAGAAACGCAAGACATTCTGAATATTAGCATGAAGCAAATTGCTACTATTTTTAAAATGAAGCCGCTTGAGCTGAGATTTGTCACCGATTTTCAGGGTGAGAAATATCTCTTAACCAATGATAAGCTACACCTCAGCAACCAGCAGTATTGGGCAAAGGTTATGGAATGTGTCTTTGATGATCATGTTAGACCTGTGCTAATGTGTGAGGTGTTATATTTCCTTCGTAACGAATTTTTGGAAAGTGATATCAAGATATGCTTCTCTTATGATTACGCAGAGGATGGGAATGGAGAAGCCACAGCAACGGCTGAAGTATCGTTTAATGATTCGGCTGATTTGCAGCCGAGTGAGATTGCCGAGCTGATCGACTTTGCATTGACCTTACAGGACAAGCAATGGTTCCATGAACTGACTACTAAATATAAGCAGCTTACAGCATAA
- the hemH gene encoding ferrochelatase, with protein MNKQPPIGVIIAQIGTPTAPTAKAVRPYLKRFLSDRRIIDYSPLFWQPLLRGIILRTRPRRSAELYRQIWTTEGSPLLSHSLAQQSGLQALLGPRYQVELGLAYSEPSMEQAMNKLAAAGVTRILIVPLFPQYSSTTTASVFDQASFAALGRQSSTGPVTKRLIPALRFIDAYYNEPGYIAAMKSHLLEQIALLSSDPDYFVLTFHGIPKRYADTGDPYPEQCMETARLLASAMNWESGSWQLTFQSRFGREEWVGPSTADVLGELAGRGIRRPLIFSPGLVTDCLETLHELAIEGREQFEAGGGLAEDFTAIPCLNNHEDWLHFLAQHVERNAMGW; from the coding sequence TTGAACAAACAGCCACCTATTGGAGTTATAATCGCCCAAATTGGCACACCTACTGCACCTACTGCAAAAGCGGTACGTCCTTATCTGAAACGCTTTTTATCCGATCGCCGAATCATAGATTATTCACCTTTGTTCTGGCAGCCTTTGCTGCGTGGCATTATTCTGCGGACACGTCCCCGGAGGTCAGCTGAGCTGTATAGACAAATATGGACAACAGAAGGATCACCTCTACTCTCCCACTCCTTAGCTCAGCAATCGGGTTTGCAAGCGCTTCTAGGCCCACGGTATCAAGTAGAGCTTGGCTTAGCGTATAGCGAACCAAGTATGGAACAAGCGATGAACAAATTGGCAGCTGCCGGAGTCACACGCATCCTCATAGTGCCTTTATTCCCTCAATATTCGTCCACTACGACTGCTTCCGTATTCGATCAGGCGAGTTTTGCTGCACTAGGACGCCAAAGCTCCACTGGACCAGTAACGAAGCGCCTTATTCCTGCTCTCAGATTTATAGATGCATACTACAATGAACCCGGTTATATCGCAGCCATGAAGTCGCATTTGCTGGAGCAAATCGCACTTCTAAGCTCTGATCCTGATTATTTCGTGCTGACCTTCCACGGGATCCCCAAACGTTATGCAGATACAGGCGATCCCTATCCAGAGCAATGTATGGAAACAGCACGCCTTCTCGCATCTGCTATGAATTGGGAATCCGGAAGCTGGCAGCTTACTTTTCAATCACGCTTCGGACGCGAAGAGTGGGTAGGACCCTCTACTGCAGATGTTTTAGGAGAGCTTGCTGGGCGAGGAATTCGTAGACCTTTGATTTTCTCACCAGGCCTTGTAACCGATTGTTTGGAAACGTTGCATGAGCTGGCAATAGAAGGGCGTGAGCAATTTGAGGCTGGAGGAGGACTTGCAGAAGACTTCACTGCGATTCCCTGCTTGAATAATCATGAGGACTGGCTTCATTTTTTAGCTCAGCATGTTGAACGAAATGCCATGGGCTGGTAA
- a CDS encoding FMN-binding protein, with the protein MKKLISLTVSAAILLAPFAYTLNVPALNLKVDAVSAASEEADAPAAKPTAKPAATAKPVATPKATAKPVATPKPTAKPVETPKATVKPVATPKATAATTKPTTTPKATVVPAATVVPTATVKPVPTTLPVTVKENVYQDGVYVAYGDAYSKGTEGAKIEIKDGKITSIDLRRTSPKLIDRDARNNYSALWQAYGLMKNKLIGKTRDGAAAVDAVSGATRSSNGWKLSVDRAFERALTVKDTDAIYFDGVHMGIDPTGKYAVFATYESNKLTAVKVYPLNSAGDFVDEKAYTAEQSAAVAAITPALLAKGTAAESVAGLEADFKAAINAFWDAEQNAKINNTSAYVDGFYSSYGTARSVGVERADIVIRNGKLVDVKLFRLGNNLIDRGATAYAEVVKANAPMTAKLLANGSYFANYDEKVDGISGATESSHGWNQAVERAFEKALKVPGEAKYFDGKFAGVDNQSKVLLLVDAASDTVTNIKLSLFGTDGKLIADDKLSAEQKSLVGTLTSGLLEKGVQMSDITGQEELSAAAKAALTDTLTNASKVQGTYKDGTFTAFGDAYDKGTNRADVTLRNGKIVNVALYRVGMNLVDRGKAAYPEVVKAIPQLTSSFLAAGTREGVQDVDAVSGATSSSVALKTAVDRAYGKAEIVEANKAAYFDGIFIGVSADKLVNVMTYVEHGVPVKMLVYYLDKNGSTRTVNQLTDAELVVKSEIESTSTGYSLHKYGYRAAAFGNNDAEKEVSAKVVEAIKSALESAGK; encoded by the coding sequence TTGAAAAAACTAATTTCTTTAACGGTTAGCGCGGCAATATTGTTAGCACCATTTGCTTACACACTTAATGTGCCTGCTTTGAACTTGAAGGTGGACGCAGTATCCGCAGCTTCTGAAGAAGCGGATGCACCAGCAGCCAAACCAACAGCAAAACCAGCAGCAACAGCAAAGCCAGTAGCAACTCCAAAAGCAACAGCAAAACCAGTAGCAACACCAAAGCCAACAGCAAAACCAGTAGAAACACCAAAAGCAACGGTAAAACCTGTAGCAACACCAAAGGCAACAGCCGCAACGACAAAACCAACTACAACGCCAAAAGCAACCGTTGTTCCAGCAGCTACAGTAGTTCCAACTGCGACTGTTAAGCCTGTGCCTACAACATTGCCGGTTACAGTTAAAGAAAATGTATATCAAGATGGAGTTTATGTAGCTTATGGCGATGCTTACTCTAAAGGTACCGAAGGCGCTAAGATCGAAATTAAAGATGGGAAAATTACTAGCATCGATCTCCGGAGAACCAGCCCTAAGCTGATCGATCGAGATGCCCGTAACAATTATAGCGCTTTATGGCAAGCTTATGGATTGATGAAGAATAAATTGATTGGCAAGACAAGAGATGGAGCAGCTGCAGTAGATGCTGTTTCGGGAGCTACACGCTCTAGTAATGGATGGAAATTGTCTGTAGACAGAGCGTTTGAAAGAGCTCTAACAGTGAAAGATACAGATGCAATTTACTTTGATGGTGTTCATATGGGCATAGATCCTACAGGTAAATATGCAGTATTTGCAACCTACGAATCCAATAAGCTCACAGCTGTTAAAGTGTACCCGCTGAACAGTGCTGGTGATTTCGTAGATGAGAAGGCTTACACAGCTGAGCAATCCGCAGCAGTTGCAGCTATAACGCCAGCATTGCTGGCTAAAGGAACAGCTGCTGAGTCTGTTGCAGGACTCGAAGCCGACTTTAAGGCTGCGATTAATGCTTTCTGGGATGCTGAGCAGAATGCAAAGATTAACAATACTTCTGCTTATGTAGATGGTTTCTATTCCTCTTATGGAACTGCTAGAAGTGTTGGTGTTGAAAGAGCTGACATCGTGATTCGCAACGGTAAGTTAGTGGATGTGAAGCTGTTCAGACTTGGGAACAACCTCATTGACAGAGGCGCAACGGCTTATGCAGAAGTTGTAAAGGCTAATGCTCCAATGACAGCTAAGTTGCTTGCTAATGGATCTTACTTCGCTAACTATGATGAGAAAGTAGATGGAATTTCTGGCGCTACAGAAAGCAGTCACGGCTGGAATCAGGCTGTAGAGAGAGCTTTCGAAAAAGCACTAAAAGTTCCTGGTGAAGCTAAATATTTTGACGGGAAATTCGCAGGTGTAGATAACCAATCTAAGGTGTTACTACTTGTTGATGCTGCTTCAGATACAGTTACAAACATTAAATTAAGCTTGTTTGGAACTGACGGTAAGCTAATCGCTGATGACAAGCTAAGTGCAGAACAAAAATCGCTGGTGGGTACACTTACTTCAGGATTACTTGAAAAAGGTGTGCAAATGTCCGATATCACGGGTCAAGAAGAATTATCCGCAGCTGCCAAAGCTGCACTGACTGATACTTTGACTAATGCATCAAAGGTTCAAGGAACCTACAAAGACGGGACCTTCACTGCATTTGGTGATGCCTATGATAAAGGGACTAACAGAGCAGACGTTACTCTTCGTAACGGTAAAATCGTAAATGTTGCCTTGTATCGTGTAGGAATGAATCTTGTAGATAGAGGCAAAGCTGCTTACCCAGAGGTAGTGAAAGCAATTCCACAATTGACTTCCAGCTTCCTTGCAGCAGGTACTAGAGAAGGTGTGCAAGATGTAGACGCTGTTTCCGGTGCAACTAGTAGTAGTGTAGCTCTCAAGACTGCGGTGGATAGAGCATACGGAAAAGCTGAGATTGTTGAGGCTAACAAAGCAGCTTACTTCGATGGAATCTTCATTGGTGTGAGTGCAGATAAGCTTGTAAATGTCATGACGTATGTAGAACATGGCGTTCCTGTTAAAATGCTCGTTTACTATCTAGATAAAAACGGAAGCACAAGAACGGTCAACCAATTGACAGACGCTGAGCTGGTTGTGAAGAGCGAGATTGAGTCGACTTCAACGGGCTATAGCTTGCACAAGTATGGATATCGCGCAGCAGCCTTCGGAAATAACGATGCCGAGAAAGAAGTATCTGCTAAAGTGGTAGAAGCTATTAAATCAGCGCTTGAATCCGCTGGTAAATAA
- a CDS encoding HD domain-containing protein, whose product MTQIKQLAPQDEFVGFYLLRELAIKQTNGTPPKDYFDLVLGDSSGQLSAKYWDASTTDKETFFPMALVKVRGIAHTYREKLQIKVTKIRLVNDEDGVALTDFIRSAPIRPVDLIHTIKGVMASITDPEIASIVSFCVNKVEEKLMHYPAAKTHHHAYFAGLAYHMVRMLEIGDFLCKQRPFLNPDLMKAGIILHDIAKPEEMISQLGIVSEYSVQGKLIGHISMASNWITEAAIRLDIDLNSEKVLALQHLVLSHHNLGEWGSPVQPQTAEAVALHHIDAMDAKLQMVEDALDTTPETEEWTPFIRGLENKAVYRMKI is encoded by the coding sequence ATGACACAAATTAAACAGCTCGCTCCACAGGATGAATTTGTTGGCTTTTATCTCTTAAGAGAGCTAGCAATTAAACAAACGAACGGTACCCCTCCAAAGGATTACTTTGACCTAGTCTTGGGGGATTCGAGTGGACAATTGTCCGCAAAATATTGGGATGCCAGCACTACCGATAAAGAAACTTTTTTTCCTATGGCACTGGTGAAGGTTCGCGGGATTGCGCACACTTATCGAGAGAAATTGCAAATCAAAGTAACCAAAATCAGATTGGTGAACGATGAGGATGGCGTTGCGCTTACGGATTTCATTCGTTCCGCTCCTATTCGTCCAGTAGACCTTATTCATACGATTAAAGGGGTTATGGCAAGTATCACAGATCCGGAGATTGCTTCAATTGTCTCCTTTTGTGTAAACAAAGTGGAAGAGAAATTGATGCATTATCCGGCTGCCAAGACGCATCATCATGCTTATTTTGCCGGACTTGCTTATCATATGGTTCGTATGCTGGAGATCGGGGATTTTCTGTGCAAGCAGCGTCCGTTCTTGAATCCGGATTTGATGAAGGCTGGAATTATTCTGCATGATATCGCGAAGCCGGAGGAGATGATCTCTCAGCTCGGAATTGTCTCAGAGTATAGCGTTCAGGGTAAATTGATAGGTCATATCTCGATGGCTTCTAACTGGATTACGGAAGCGGCCATCCGCTTAGACATTGATTTGAATTCGGAGAAGGTTCTGGCATTACAGCATCTCGTATTGTCACACCATAACCTGGGCGAATGGGGCAGTCCTGTTCAGCCGCAGACGGCTGAGGCCGTAGCACTGCATCATATTGACGCGATGGATGCGAAGCTGCAAATGGTAGAGGATGCGCTAGATACCACGCCAGAAACCGAAGAATGGACGCCGTTCATTAGAGGTCTGGAGAATAAGGCAGTTTATCGGATGAAAATCTAG
- a CDS encoding 3'-5' exonuclease, which produces MDFIAIDFETANSSRSSACALGLVEVRGGVITTEHSWLIDPQQRFDGMNISIHGITPSMVIGQPTFDELWPTVEPLLHGQTVVAHNAAFDMSVLRYCLDGMSLSYPSFQYLCTYLLGKKMLPDLPSHKLNVVSEHFGIKLKHHDALDDARAAALVLLMLMERESHLDPLLLSSSQGYTSGTMFAEGYTPFSARKSKPAKKPVNNQRTKNFYL; this is translated from the coding sequence ATGGACTTTATTGCAATAGACTTTGAAACGGCGAATTCCAGTCGATCCAGCGCCTGTGCTTTGGGACTTGTGGAAGTTAGAGGTGGTGTGATCACCACAGAACATTCATGGCTAATTGACCCCCAGCAGCGTTTTGACGGCATGAACATTTCGATACATGGTATCACACCCTCCATGGTAATCGGTCAACCCACCTTCGATGAACTGTGGCCCACCGTTGAACCTTTGCTGCACGGGCAAACTGTTGTGGCACACAATGCCGCTTTTGATATGAGTGTACTGCGGTATTGCCTAGATGGAATGTCCCTAAGCTATCCAAGCTTTCAATACTTATGTACATATTTATTAGGCAAAAAAATGCTGCCCGACCTTCCCTCTCATAAACTTAATGTAGTCTCCGAGCATTTCGGTATTAAGCTGAAGCACCATGACGCTCTCGATGACGCGCGCGCAGCCGCCTTGGTTCTATTAATGCTTATGGAGCGAGAATCACACCTGGACCCGCTTTTGCTCTCTAGCAGCCAAGGGTATACTAGCGGAACAATGTTTGCTGAGGGATACACTCCTTTTTCTGCTCGAAAGAGTAAACCTGCTAAGAAACCTGTGAACAATCAAAGAACGAAAAACTTCTATTTATAA
- a CDS encoding DNA-3-methyladenine glycosylase 2 family protein: protein MGAVITKFFEYGQAEIDYLGSVDPVLGAAMEPMGKVERVIIPDLFTALIYAIVGQLISVKEVRTIWTRMQTQFGEITPHQLAKHTADEIQGCGMTMKKAVCIHDISKLIADGEFKLEELHGLSDQEVIQKLMKLKGIGKWTAEMMLINCMERPDVVSWGDIAIRRGMMKLYGLDTLTKEQFEQYRLRYSPHGSVASIYLWEISFQ, encoded by the coding sequence TTGGGAGCTGTAATCACTAAATTTTTTGAATATGGGCAAGCAGAAATCGATTACCTCGGAAGTGTGGACCCAGTGCTAGGTGCGGCGATGGAGCCAATGGGGAAAGTGGAACGTGTGATTATTCCGGATCTTTTCACTGCGCTTATCTATGCCATAGTGGGTCAGCTAATATCAGTCAAGGAAGTTCGAACCATCTGGACAAGAATGCAGACTCAATTCGGAGAAATAACTCCACATCAGCTAGCTAAACACACAGCGGATGAGATTCAGGGCTGCGGTATGACGATGAAAAAGGCGGTTTGTATTCATGACATTTCCAAGCTGATTGCTGATGGGGAGTTTAAGCTGGAGGAATTGCATGGGTTATCAGATCAAGAGGTTATTCAAAAACTCATGAAGCTAAAAGGAATTGGCAAGTGGACAGCAGAGATGATGCTAATCAATTGTATGGAGCGCCCAGATGTAGTTAGTTGGGGAGATATCGCTATCCGTCGAGGTATGATGAAGCTGTATGGGCTTGATACGCTTACCAAAGAGCAATTCGAACAATACCGTCTCAGGTACTCACCACACGGTTCAGTAGCATCCATATATTTATGGGAGATTTCATTTCAATAA
- a CDS encoding DNA alkylation repair protein, translating to MDKTIKEQLVELADADYQKFSAALLPTIDNVIGVRLPELRKLAKTIAKGDWRAYLEHAESDYFEEVMLQGMVLGYVKTDLEEILHYIANFIPKIDNWSVCDSFCTGLKFTLKNKEQMWDFIVPYLLSEKEYEIRFAVVMMLNFFIEEAYINQVLQLLDKVRHEGYYVKMAVSWALSMCYVKMPAATIGYLRTNTLDDFTYNKALQKITESYRVDPETKKMIRGMKRNRKNKPLI from the coding sequence GTGGACAAAACAATTAAGGAACAGCTAGTGGAGTTAGCAGATGCGGACTACCAGAAGTTTTCTGCGGCTTTACTTCCGACGATTGATAATGTGATAGGGGTACGTTTACCGGAGCTGCGTAAGCTCGCCAAAACCATTGCAAAGGGGGACTGGAGAGCTTATTTGGAGCACGCCGAGTCTGATTATTTTGAAGAAGTAATGCTGCAAGGTATGGTACTTGGTTATGTGAAGACTGATCTTGAAGAAATTCTGCATTATATTGCAAACTTTATTCCTAAAATCGATAACTGGTCGGTATGTGATAGCTTTTGCACAGGGCTGAAGTTTACCTTGAAGAATAAAGAGCAGATGTGGGACTTTATAGTGCCGTACCTTTTATCTGAAAAAGAATATGAAATTCGATTTGCGGTAGTAATGATGCTGAATTTCTTTATCGAAGAGGCGTACATCAACCAGGTTTTACAACTTCTCGATAAGGTCAGACATGAAGGATATTATGTAAAAATGGCGGTTTCTTGGGCGCTTTCGATGTGTTATGTGAAGATGCCTGCGGCTACGATAGGTTATTTGAGAACCAACACTTTAGATGATTTCACCTATAACAAGGCTTTGCAGAAAATCACAGAGTCTTACCGTGTAGATCCGGAAACGAAAAAAATGATTCGCGGGATGAAGAGGAATAGAAAAAACAAGCCCCTTATTTAG
- a CDS encoding PspA/IM30 family protein encodes MSLFKRISTLTKAALHEGLNKLENPVLLTGQYLRDLENEIATAERNERDLKVTASVLERRKQEYTQLIEQSEAEAVQAVEQGNEERARLALMAKLRYAEQLEESINSQAQTQQSLAELEINIARAKEEREHLKAKRTELIARAQQATETLSSAPHSNSVKGPNVGTASRGFERMEEKIFEWEALAENSKYKSNLGAGVASSIDPNLRSAVDDEIERIRNRKINTDKK; translated from the coding sequence ATGAGTTTATTCAAAAGAATTTCCACCCTTACTAAAGCTGCCCTACACGAAGGTCTGAACAAATTAGAAAACCCAGTGCTACTGACGGGTCAGTATCTACGCGATCTTGAGAACGAAATAGCTACGGCAGAGCGCAATGAGCGTGATTTAAAAGTTACAGCGAGTGTATTGGAACGTCGCAAGCAAGAATATACACAGTTGATAGAGCAAAGCGAAGCCGAAGCCGTTCAAGCCGTTGAGCAAGGAAATGAAGAAAGAGCACGCCTTGCACTTATGGCCAAGCTGCGGTATGCAGAACAGCTGGAAGAGAGTATCAATAGTCAGGCACAAACTCAGCAATCCCTGGCAGAGCTGGAGATCAATATCGCTAGAGCTAAAGAAGAGCGCGAACATCTTAAAGCGAAAAGAACTGAACTTATCGCTCGTGCTCAACAAGCCACAGAAACACTAAGCTCAGCTCCTCATAGCAACAGTGTAAAAGGACCGAATGTAGGTACTGCTTCACGTGGCTTCGAACGAATGGAAGAGAAAATTTTCGAGTGGGAAGCTCTGGCGGAAAACTCCAAGTATAAATCCAACTTAGGCGCAGGCGTTGCTTCGTCCATTGATCCCAACCTTCGTAGTGCTGTTGACGATGAAATTGAACGTATCCGCAACCGGAAAATCAATACCGACAAAAAATAA
- a CDS encoding PspC domain-containing protein, giving the protein MKKLYRSRSDQKISGVCGGLASWSGIDATIIRLVTVAAALFSFGTVLIFYFIASIIVPKEPFGSFSDGHDFY; this is encoded by the coding sequence ATGAAAAAATTATATCGTTCCAGAAGTGACCAGAAGATTAGTGGTGTATGCGGAGGTCTTGCCAGTTGGTCAGGCATCGATGCCACAATTATCCGTCTCGTAACTGTTGCCGCAGCACTTTTCAGCTTCGGTACCGTACTTATCTTTTACTTTATCGCCAGTATCATCGTCCCTAAAGAACCTTTTGGCAGCTTTTCAGATGGACATGATTTCTATTAA
- a CDS encoding zinc ribbon domain-containing protein → MSFFNKVKAGVSEAGNKAKTVVEINRLKLQNNSKQNDIDQQYQVMGKLLFEAVTQGAGPLPSEQIEKNISRILELKSEIEVNLQQIAGLSDVKHCKTCGGNVAIEARFCPSCGSTFEVSNEPIRDVTPSSITLDKKE, encoded by the coding sequence ATGAGCTTTTTTAACAAGGTAAAGGCAGGCGTAAGCGAGGCTGGGAATAAAGCAAAGACAGTGGTGGAGATCAATCGTTTGAAATTACAGAACAACAGCAAGCAGAATGACATTGACCAGCAGTATCAGGTAATGGGTAAACTGTTGTTTGAAGCTGTAACACAAGGAGCAGGACCACTGCCGAGTGAGCAGATCGAGAAGAATATTTCCCGTATTCTTGAACTGAAGTCGGAGATTGAGGTCAATCTGCAGCAAATTGCCGGGTTGTCTGATGTGAAGCATTGTAAAACATGTGGTGGTAATGTGGCAATCGAGGCTCGCTTTTGTCCGAGTTGTGGATCAACTTTTGAAGTGTCAAATGAACCTATTCGTGATGTAACACCATCGTCGATTACTTTGGATAAGAAAGAGTAA
- a CDS encoding endospore germination permease has protein sequence MSLEKDRISTNQMIILGLFTFIGDMALVYPALMISGAKQDAWIAALISIPLGLASIKLLLCIADLEPNKNIIELSLQILGKWAGTAVALFYLGFFLIAAATYIREIEDFMCTQIYEKTPGGVIRFMAIFLLVYGVRLGLETLGRAAQLFFPLFAVFLIGLLLLLTPDVKMERLYPIMNTPVPDMLHTLMYGVFYPFGELCVFLMIYPYAQKNSKTSRDIFIALIIGALGLNLILFFSITVLGVYASEHQFYAAYILAQKINIANSLQRIEALMATAWIISTYFKTAIYYYALSLGTAQLFKLKSHRPLIIPTGFLLFGMSQLIAKDIIFYVKEIPAYWVDWDFTCAFVLPLMLLIVYYFKKRHAAKD, from the coding sequence ATGAGTTTGGAGAAAGATCGAATTAGTACCAATCAAATGATTATACTCGGGCTATTCACTTTTATTGGGGATATGGCGCTTGTGTATCCAGCGTTAATGATATCAGGAGCGAAACAAGATGCATGGATTGCTGCTTTGATCAGTATTCCTTTAGGTTTAGCATCCATAAAATTGTTACTCTGCATAGCAGACCTTGAACCTAACAAGAATATCATCGAGCTTAGCCTACAAATTTTAGGAAAATGGGCCGGAACTGCTGTAGCCTTGTTCTATCTAGGGTTCTTTCTGATTGCCGCCGCCACATACATAAGAGAAATTGAAGATTTCATGTGTACACAGATTTACGAGAAAACACCCGGTGGTGTTATCCGTTTCATGGCCATTTTTCTGCTGGTATATGGCGTACGGCTTGGTCTGGAAACATTGGGACGGGCAGCTCAGCTCTTTTTCCCTTTGTTTGCTGTTTTTTTGATCGGTCTGCTGCTTCTGCTAACTCCCGATGTCAAAATGGAACGTTTATACCCCATCATGAACACACCAGTACCGGACATGCTCCATACTTTGATGTATGGTGTTTTTTATCCCTTTGGTGAATTGTGCGTGTTTCTTATGATTTATCCTTATGCTCAGAAGAATAGCAAAACAAGCCGGGATATTTTCATAGCCTTGATCATCGGAGCTCTGGGACTTAACCTCATCTTATTCTTTTCCATTACCGTTCTTGGTGTTTACGCTTCCGAACATCAATTTTATGCCGCATATATTCTTGCTCAAAAAATTAATATTGCTAATTCTCTGCAACGTATTGAAGCGCTTATGGCTACAGCATGGATTATCAGCACGTACTTCAAAACAGCTATTTATTACTATGCTTTATCATTAGGTACAGCCCAATTATTTAAACTCAAAAGCCACCGTCCTCTGATTATACCCACTGGATTTTTGTTATTTGGTATGTCACAACTGATTGCCAAAGACATCATTTTCTATGTAAAGGAAATACCCGCCTATTGGGTAGATTGGGATTTCACCTGTGCATTTGTTCTGCCGCTTATGTTGCTAATTGTGTATTATTTTAAGAAACGTCATGCTGCCAAAGACTAA
- a CDS encoding spore germination protein, with protein MKSSETGTLSKRLKTNIDQLYGLLGGSSDVVIKELQIEENTHISLIYIDGLVDTQVLHNSILYSLQEHIPYEQLGKLEPEQKIEIIKKQILIAGDLTVIVDFSQFIHELLSGSVMLLLDGTSTALRIGLPGWEDRNVGEPSSQSVVRGPMEGFTENLRTNTALVRRKIKDSHLWLETVQIGRVTQTSVSIMYLNNIANKDLVQEVKRRLNKIDTDSILESGYIEEFIQETVFTPFPTVYNSDRPDTIAAGILEGKVAILVDGTPFVLLVPTFFVAFFQSAEDYYQRADIGTLLRLVRFISFFITLLAPSLYVAITTYHQEMIPTNLVISLAAQRESVPFPAFVEALIMEMTYEILREAGVRIPKNIGQAISIVGTLVIGQAAVAAGFISSAMVIIVSLTAISSFVIPETGMSIAARMIRFVLIALAGFIGLYGILFGIFIIVLHLSSLRSFGMPYMSPLGPYNSKDLKDSIFRFPWPFLKTRPAENKTQNLFRQSTSSDEESTQ; from the coding sequence ATGAAGAGTTCGGAGACTGGTACACTATCAAAGCGATTGAAAACCAATATTGATCAGTTGTACGGATTGCTGGGTGGAAGTTCTGATGTAGTGATAAAAGAATTGCAGATAGAAGAAAATACTCATATTTCTTTGATTTACATAGATGGTCTTGTGGATACTCAGGTGCTGCATAATTCAATTTTGTATTCTTTGCAGGAACATATTCCTTATGAACAGCTAGGGAAGCTTGAGCCCGAGCAGAAAATTGAGATCATTAAGAAACAGATATTAATAGCCGGTGATCTAACCGTCATTGTTGATTTCAGCCAATTTATACACGAATTATTGTCCGGTAGTGTAATGCTGCTGCTCGATGGGACATCCACCGCTCTCCGGATCGGTTTACCTGGCTGGGAAGATCGCAATGTAGGGGAGCCGAGTTCCCAATCGGTTGTACGAGGTCCAATGGAAGGATTCACTGAGAATTTGCGGACGAATACGGCACTGGTGCGGCGGAAAATAAAGGATAGCCATTTATGGCTGGAAACCGTTCAGATCGGAAGGGTGACTCAAACCAGTGTATCCATTATGTATCTAAACAACATCGCGAATAAGGATTTGGTGCAAGAAGTAAAACGCCGTCTGAATAAAATTGATACGGACAGTATTCTCGAAAGTGGATATATTGAAGAATTTATTCAAGAGACGGTATTTACACCTTTTCCTACCGTATACAACAGTGATCGTCCGGATACGATTGCAGCAGGTATTTTGGAAGGAAAAGTGGCCATTCTTGTTGATGGAACTCCTTTTGTACTATTGGTACCCACATTTTTTGTGGCATTTTTTCAGTCTGCCGAGGATTATTACCAAAGGGCCGATATTGGAACATTGCTGAGATTAGTTCGTTTTATTTCATTTTTTATTACTTTGCTTGCACCTTCATTGTATGTTGCGATTACTACGTATCATCAGGAGATGATACCGACCAATCTTGTAATCAGTTTAGCTGCCCAGCGGGAGAGTGTTCCTTTTCCTGCTTTTGTTGAGGCGCTGATCATGGAAATGACTTATGAGATTTTGCGGGAGGCCGGGGTACGGATACCTAAAAATATTGGACAGGCGATTTCCATTGTCGGAACGTTGGTGATTGGGCAAGCAGCGGTTGCAGCAGGTTTTATTTCATCTGCAATGGTCATTATTGTATCGCTTACAGCCATTTCTAGTTTTGTTATTCCGGAGACAGGAATGTCTATAGCTGCGCGAATGATCCGTTTTGTGCTAATAGCTTTGGCCGGATTTATCGGATTATATGGAATTCTATTCGGTATTTTTATTATCGTACTGCATTTGTCGAGCTTGCGTTCTTTCGGAATGCCTTACATGAGTCCGCTCGGACCTTATAATTCAAAAGATTTAAAAGACTCTATTTTTCGCTTTCCGTGGCCTTTTTTAAAGACAAGACCTGCTGAGAACAAGACGCAGAATCTATTTCGTCAAAGTACATCTAGTGATGAGGAATCAACACAATGA